The DNA region cacaacacacacacacacacacacacacacacactcatgctgTATTCGTCTCTGTCtgcttaaaaaaacattttctgtttgtgtCACAGTGAAAACGCAGGTGCTGTAACCTCTGGCTGCTCGACTAGTCTGAGTTAAAACCCCATCTGTGTGCTGAGAGCAACATACTGCAAACAATCCATCAGCTTCTTATTGGCATTCAGTGAGCCAAGCGTCATACACACCTACAGATCTACTACTCTACTCCACACTCCTGAATACTGATATGACCGTAGAGGGCTATCTTGTGGATTGCAACAACCCTGGAATGAAAGGCAGCAACACAATGAATCATGTAACTATTAGATTGTTAGAGTGAATAAGTTGAGTTATGGACAAGCACACCTGCAGGAGGTAATGAGGAAAATAAAACCATGCACCACATTTGGTCACTGGtccagtaaaaataaacatacagaAAATTTGCAGATTTCTTTGATTACAAATCAAAACAGACCAATGTTGCAAATAAATACAGGATGGTAGGCAAGACATTCtatactaaaaaataataattggacCAATTTGATTGAATAGTTTCAATTGGTAACACCTGCATTAGTTACGTTCCTTGAAATGAAGTTAATAATTTAGGTTAACACAATTGATTTATTTGACATGGACTAAAAACTAACTAAAAATGAAGGTAAGTCAACTTACCTTtgtgatttattgctctggttgaatgatggagtccagtcgaagggtgatgattttataaaaaaaaaaaaggatttattataaactaaatgaaaaagagtacaaaagaaGAAGTTTCCCATCCTGTTGGGAGGAAAGGCAGCCCGCAACAAAGCAGGATGGTCAAAAAGGTTCTTCCCTGGCTCCGGATATGTAGGACTAACTAagagtttcacagcttaagcttcatacagatatgagaaaaagtcccaaccctgaagTGAGGAGAAagagggggtcagatgcccaaGGGATGGAgaatgatgaagacgtgtatgtTATGAGGAAGGCCTGCGCCActggtatctgtccttgatagtgtgtgtgcgtgtatactgtatctgcatgtgagtttgagtttggccttgaaGGTTCATGTCGGGGTTCTTATCTGCGtgttaacatgactcagctgttcaaaagtgcaaagagtaatgcagtcatcatgtattaaaacatgacaacttGTACACACGAACAgtcatttgacgatatgatgatgaatataataattgccgtAACACCTTGCTCAATGACGCACGTTGGGGTTCGAACCAGCAACCTTCCGGCTACTATAACCATTAGAACACCACTAACTCACGCCTAACCTGATACAATGGTTTAATGTATACCTTTTTGTAGTAGTAACtacctttttgtttgtttttaagttaggagaaaatacatgaaataggATTATTAATATTTCCTCTAGAAATTCTACAGTAGCTGGAGACATGATGTCAAGCGCACTGCATCATTAGAAATCAATTTGATGCAAGTTCAATATGAgagatatttctgtattttttaatgtctatCTGCTGGGCCCCGACACTCAATTGCTTTGGTAGCTTGAACACTTATACAACTGTGCACTGTTTTCATGACATCAAATgaaaacaggtagtaaacagtaTACCTTCACTAAAGCAGAAATCTGAATGAAACTCACTCAGTTACTTCAACAAATGCTGAAACACAATTTTTAGTGTTATAGTTTGTAGGTCACTTAAGTATTGACTAATTATTACAATCTTGCTTGTTCAGGGCATTAAAAATTTCTTTATCTGATTGATgaaatttcttttaaaagtggCCTATTTTCAAGCTGGATAAAGTAATATGATTGAACGGTCCACTTCCTGAGTGTGTCGGCTCACAAACAGGTGTGTGTTTTATGGGTAATGTGTTAGAAACAGCCTCAGTGCTTGTGGTCTGGTACCATCTGCATCACAGTTGGAAGCCCCTGAGAGCAGGTTGACACTTTAACATTGCATCTGCTTCGCTGGATTCACCAGTGCATTGCAACTGAagggctttttttcttttgaattgGAAACTAAAGTTTCTGCCCAGAAACCGTCAAATGAAAGAACTGAAGGGGAAAACTTTTTTTGCATTATAACTTTTTTTCTGATGCCATTTTAGAAATCAGTATTAAATGACAAAGACCACTGTATATATCTAAGAACCTTTGGAAAACGTAAGACTTCCTAGAAATTACAACACAGTATTACATATTGTTAAGTCTTGAGCATGCTCaataaaaagatacaaataGTTGAGATTTTTAGCAAAGTCActgtgatatactgtatagcAAAGTAGGACTCATTTTGTATTAGTATTTACTGTTCAATTCATTTCTCTTTGAAACTGTAGGGAAACGGGCATCAGTCTGAGTCTAGAGATTGACAAAATTTAAAcccagttattattttttttttgtgtttgttttttttgctgctatCATAAAACGATATCTTTCTGAAGCTCAGGTAGCATCTAGCGTGGTAGTACAGTGAGCTACCATGGTcttaaagaaaatacatttatgtagTGTGTAttcatgaattatttatttttatagtggTGGTATAATAGAACAACTGAGAGTGGATCAACATATAACAAGTTCTAATAAACTACGGccaggcccgcggaacgtctctgcgccgaatagcacgtaccaccttcccgagaattcagtcaaatgactccgTTCCACctagtaaaacaaataaaattgcgtgacgtaaaattgtaatctacttgcctttgaaacaatatatcacacgactatgttccaataaatttagaaattaccagaaaaaagGGCCCCCGGTCCCCCcctctttcaaaaaggtcttcgagaggctcttgacatccgctcaacGAATgcccatgtcaaattacagcccaatGCACTGAGCATTAACAGAGCAGTAGTCATTTAAAGACTAGGGCTGCCGGGGGCCCCCTGGCACcgccgtggcacatacggagtaatgggccccattcatatattggtatgtgtcaatgattcggtaccaccaactgtcgcaatatttgactcacaaataaatgagaaaatgactttaatggaaattgcctaaaaaagggggtgggctcctagggccccaaatcaaattgtgcgaggcataatcgtaatctacgttgaattacctttaaaacgatatatcacatgactatgttcccataaattagGAAATTACCGAAAAtggaggtggggggggggggggcagggcTCGGAGCGTctcattatattcatttatacgtattcataccaaactgcattctgatctgacgagaactaacggaggaaaatgaaaaatgggGACCCCTGGCACCCCTGTGAcacatacggggtaatgggccccatttatgttttggtatgtgccaatgatttagtaccaccaaccgtcgcaatatttgacttgcaaataaatgagaaatcgactttcgttttttttttttcttttggggccccaaatcaaaatgCGAGCTACGAGTATCAATGcttacacatccatagattatagctacgaaatttcagcctgatccattcacgaataacagaggagtagtgattttaactagtgtacacaacaacaacaacaacaacaacaacaaagtgagtggcgttgtgagtccggtagcccagcCTAAAAACCTACATTGATATATTGTACAATgtaacaggggtcaccaacatggtgcccacaGGCACCATGGTaacccgcatggaccatgtaaGGTGTCCAAAAATTGTTGaccatgtttttaagtgttgcagatttggtgtatgggttgtggtacgttatatataatataaaatgtgaCATAATTGTTAGATTTTACAAACGTATGTAATACGACTATTAAACcgttgtttgttagtagctagtaaaataggaagatgatcattttctatGAATTGTAATGTAAATGAAACTGCGTAAATTAGGAGAAGTGTTGAAAGGTTGAAACTTCCACAATTCCTACTTTTTTTAAGTTACGGCTAgctttccttattatcttatcCTCTATTTAAAGTAAAACCGTGAACATTTAATATTGAAGAAGTGATTTTCTTACTGGTAGCCTATATAGtgaatatacttttttttttttttttactattttttaatACTTGTTGATTGAATTTATGCCATCATGCTTTCATTGCCTGTACAAGTGTCAAATTTATTAAttctggattttaaaaaaaatattatctgatTGTGAATGCATTGCTGTGTCGCTGTCAGGTTTCTACTGCCGCCTAGTGGTCATTTGTCATGTTTACCTTATTAACATTACTATGATGAGCTGCCAATAAAACAGGTCTACTATCATCACTGTAAAAATATTACATCTGTTATATAATGATACCAACACAGCCTATTTGTGTTTGTTAACCAGCTCCACTTTAGTTTTTCAGCTTCTTGTCAGAGGTTACACTTATGACAGGTAATCATCTCAGCGAGCTACAGCTGTGACCTCTAGACCAGCAGCTACTGATAAATACAGCCCAAAAATCCATATTTCATCTCCAGGTGGCCTTCTCAGAGACACCCTGAACTAAAGCTTGCATCAGGTAAACAATAGAACGGCTCAGTGGGGGTGGGGTTGTTGTTCACAATCATTCTGTTTGGAGATGGTTGTGTCTGACAGGTTTGAACCAGTGGTGGACTGGGATAAAGTCAGTCCTggtattttgtgtccagaccattatcagtgacactatgtagaagctgttattaagtcagtgattctcaacatgtggtttgtttttatgtcttattgaattattattcccctaGAAAATCTTAGAATTGCCCAATTTTtgcccccttttcaaaaagttctgacactcctttcagactttagctattttttgccaataatcattttttcccctatttttttctttttgacacttgtatttgtattttccaAATAAGCTAAACTTTgcacaataaatatcacttgtttacttttttccctatagtttgcttctttttgttccacatgtttgcccttttttgctattgtttgccacattttgcccatttaagctaccctttgccattacaccccatctggttcctctttatttgcccattttttgtgcactcttgactgcttttggcctttTTAGCCACTTCTAGCCACGTTttgactttagctaccttttgccaatatatatatatattcctattttttgttcatttttgcaatttctttttgacacatttttgttctttcattttttttggtcacttttcatccaaacaaGCTAAACTTGCCCAATTAACATAACTTTTTTCCttatatttagcttttttttgttccatatttctgccctttttcactattgtttgccacattttgcctatttaagctaccctttgccattacataccatctggttcctctttatttgcccatttcaTTGGCCACCCCTGACTAGGgttgtcccgatctgatattgatattggatatcagcCAGacaacgaatatcggattttatcgaactgcatctaaaatctccgatatacattatatttattcaattgtagaatactgtagatattatgttgaaggtcaataataaatgggtcagtttttctcatacctactattgctgactatcgttctctgtttgagtaacatcacttgatcaaaccttttctaaagttccacactacaaaataagtaatataagtacagtatgtatgaatcGTGCTCATATCGGATCGATACCGGCCGAcattcaaggctgcaatatcggtatcgaaTGGGAAGtaaaaaatttgtattttactcactttttgctttttttttttttttgccacttttggaccatttttggccacatgTTATTAtttctgcctccactcgctcttaagaaaagaaaagaaaaattacccactttttttttttttttaagctaagaAATTAGGTCAGAATGTTATGGGCATTAATCACACCATGTACTGATGGCCTAATGTTTTGGCTAATCTATGGACATCTTTCAAAAATACTTAATTCAttttgttgaattaaaaaaagacaaacagcaGAGTATATCTAACCTTTTTAATAGCATGTTTCTGCCTTATTCTGACATTTACAGGAACCTTCTGCTCATTCATTGCCATCAATTAATATATCTTTCCACATGTAAACataccttttaaaataaaattaatatgtaGAAGTTTTTTTGTTaagcttataaacaaagcaaatGCTAACATTAACTATCCAGCTTTATAAATATGTCCTCATTCCATTTCTCACAATGTATTATTTACAGTATGAGTCTGTAAACTGATCCTTGGACAAAATGTTAGTCGCCAACATTGGCACCATGTCATGACGAGTGCTGCCTCCTTTAAAAACTCCTCTAGCAAACTGACACCGTGACGGGAAACGACTAAATAAGCTGACATGTTTATTTGTGACGCGTCCATTCCTTGGAGCGTTACAGCTGAGAGAAGAGCTCGGCAGCATTATCCATGTTTACGGCTTCTCGTGGTGGAGCTTTGACAACCTGAtaatgagaaaacaaaaaagtacattATAATAGTAATACACCCCTGGACAACATCTTAAGACCAGGGGGAAATAAAGATTTCATAGTATGTGTTGATTCTTTtggaaaaaactgtaattttcctTGAGTCTTTATGATTGTGTTCAGGTGTAATGCTCACTAACAGTGCTTGGTATTTTCTCCTCTACCTGTGTCGCTGTCTTTGGTTCAGGGGCAACAGATTTTGAAATGCACTTCACATCCCTCTGGACCTCGGTGAACATTTGATTGAGGCTCTCGACCCTCTCCTTTTTCCCAGCATTGATCTGTGGAGACAAATAATAATGGCTCTCAGGCAGACAAAGCAGACGCTCCACATGGGAGGAAGAGAGCAGGAAGTGCCCGTACAACACAAGGAAAAGTAGCTCTTACGTGTTTGAGTGTCGTCTTCACAACTTTCGCTTTCTTCTTGCCCTTTGGATGCTTGTTTGCCACTTGAAAGACATTCGGCTgctttttacctttttgtttgttctttgccATGTTGCCTAGAGATAAATGGAAAAACAgtccgttttttttctttattattgggCCTGGGTTTTAACATTAATTTTGATATTGCAGAGGGCTCAAGCTTCAGTCATAGAGGGTCGCAAACCTGCATGTTACACACCTGACTGTCCTGACAAGCCTGTGATCAGCTCTTCAGCAGAGCTACATAATGATACACCTTTAAAAAgatcttccactgtttttacaaatgtggcttaaaacctttgaaatgtccttattagaaagTCTATGCCTGGTGACGTGCGGATCCTGGTTGCCTTTATTTACAGGGGCTGCATCCGAATAGTCTCTcccatctcctttcctatccactgttctttaaccctggaagtgtttaagtggtggcagTGATAAAAGAGCGCTAACATTTTCTGAAGGATGGAGGTGCGGCCgtaggattattacgtcacaAACGTGATCAACATTTCCTAACACCTTCCCTTAAACTCGTgatgtcatccacggggttaaggaaaagtggataggaaaggagataggagggacaaGTCAGATGCAGCCATGCACATGCAGCTCTTCTCTCCTTAATGGCGTCTATGAAATAGCAAAGTGGGaaatgtcgccccctgtggtcatagattttttttcaggtcacggttttaatttatcagttttactgatttttagagcaacccaaagaaGCACACGTCATTTTgcctgaaaaagctgctaaattatcctGAATGCTTAAACTCCTacagaactcaatggactaaaaggggctaaTAACGTCACcgatgacgtcacaaaaaaatagTATTTACCCATATTCTGTCTTTGGTTTTACAAGAAAATTCCCAAAACCACCTAAAAGTTTGATGCATCAACGTCGGATATCAAAAAGTATCGGTGGTAATGGCCCAGTATTTACTGGGTAATGGTAAAACCCGGAATTCTGAGGTATTTCAGAGTGATTTTTCGAGGGTATAATTACGTAtgtaaacacattactggtatattaacccatataaaccaaaaaatatagaaatggaacattttactgctgcaaatgtataACATATTATTGGTATTTTGTaaacaggacacatgtggtaGGATATtagataacagaaaaacaaggaAATGGTACATtatactgctgctaatgtataaataatgtgtgtatataatatatatatatatatggtgttttagtgttctgggacacatacaAACTCTGtaggaataaaaacaaagtgtctTGAAGAGCAAAGTGTATTGATTAATTTAtccaaatgtaaccaaaaacagaacatcgcaaataaatgaaatgcctGAAAAAAAGGGTGATACTTCACCAAACATAAATCAAAGTGTAACCCTTTGATAAATTTAACATgaacctgaaaaacaaaacttttaaaCATTGGGAGTACAAGGATGggcagaacctggaacaagactgcaaaatattaatttgcaacttttttttttaatctaattttaattatctttttaggtcgtgttagtgcacatgtggcaataccaattttgagtatgtggagttcctgggagtcctgcacaactataatgaaaTGCTCGGAAATCACTCAGAAATCCATGTGTCCTGTttacaaaataccagtaatatgttatacatttgcagcagtaaaatgacCCATTTCCATatattttggtttatatgggttaatataccagtaatgtgtttatgtACGTAATTATACCCTCGGAATTCCGAGGTTTTACTCATATTCTGTCCTTGATTTTTAGAAGAAAATTCCCAAAACCATCTAAAGGTTTGATGCATCAACGTCAATATCAAAAAGTATCGGTGATAATGGCCCTGTATTTACTTTATATCGGATCGATACCAAATATTACAGTATCGTCCACCACCAAAAGGCAGAATGGTTAATGTCAAATGTCCTTTAACTAAATTTAGTTTGACACAAATCAATGAATGTCTGGTTGATAATGTAGTTTCACTACTTATCTCTGACAGTCCATAACATAAACTGTGTCTGATCTTTAGGTAAAACTTCAGTGCTTTACCATTAACAATTAGAATATAGATAACTGGAATATTCACATTTTACACACGTTGTTCTGACGTTTGTGGTCATTTATTCTCCTTAAACAACTATTTTATGCCCTgcctttaaaaaactaaatacattAAACAGTGGGTAACGTTTCATAGAATACCTTAAAACAGTCTGTGTCGCCatttaatgacaaaataaatgtttacaaaCCAATTAGCGACGCACTGGTGTGTCCTCGTGCGATActgtaacaaaacaacaaacgcGTCTTCATCTGACGTCATTAAGGTGCGACGGTACGGACCGCCTTGCTCACTGTTCCACCACCTGGGTAGACCTGAAACTGCAAGAAAACCGATGCTTTGACTCACTGTATGATATTTTAGGATTAACCTATTTTTTGAATGGTTAAAATTATaacatgaaaaacatgactttattATGGTTTACCATCAGGTGTCATGTGGGACACGTCAGAAACGAATTTTTAGATGCAAAAATGAAAAGGgggcattgttttttttttttttgtttttttttttgggggggggggactaTGACTCATAAGGTTTCCCTGAGGTATATGATTCAACTTGTAGTTTTTTGaattaggaaaataaaaaatttaaaattcttACTATCAATAGAAAAATTACTTTTGTATCACAATACTTGTAGAATCGCAATACATATCGAATTAGTGTCCAAGCATCATGATCAAATTGAACTGGGTAACAGCATATCGTCCCAGCCCTATATTGACTCTATTGTGATATGCATTTaatactttaaaatatatattttttattgagaCATAACCAAAACTGGAAGATTAAAAGAAGACAGGGAAGCACATtaagaatatataaatatttttctgtaatttaaaattgctgggtttttttttacttttcacaGCAGTTACGTGAAATTTATGAATATACCATTTAAAAGATTGTTGGTATTTGTGATAGTCTGATTATTATTGGACCACTGTTTCTCAAAGTGTTAAGTTAAAAAAGATGAGATGGGCCCAAACTAAGGAGCAAAGTCAGCTCTTTcagttgtttttaattaattataattgtaatagtgcAATAGTTGGTTTAATGTATTCCTATTTCATAGAATGTTTTTCATTCAATGGGgctttagtctattttctttttgagtAAGATTTACGTGACAAAACAAAACCCACCATACTACATTACAGTTCCTTTATCAAACAGCAGATGGCGTAAGAGGCCAACAGCACCTCCATGTCATTACAAGGATTGCGTTACACTGAAAACAATATAAATGTAGCATAATTCCTAAGATTTGAAttgctttaaagaaaaaaatacaattatatttgtaaaattTAAAGCAGGCATAATTTATTTGCTCGAACACCCCTTTTCAAAGCTTTTGTGGTTACTATTTTTGGGAGAGTTTTATTGTCAATCTATTTTGATGCAAGTTAGCTGTCTTATTTAGTCTGACCTTCTTGTCTTGCCCTTCTAATGCCTATTTATATTTGGTCTACAACAGTGTTGGAAATACAACCTGCAGTTTTGGTTTTtacctcaattacaattcagttctGAGTTTCTAATTTAGAGCTTTGTGTAGATTATATCTGAAAGATAAATGCCAAATATAGCCTCGAGTTTATTCTTAGTTTTTATAGCCTTTAATTTACAGATATATTCTCATTCTCATGGATGTTTCAATCATTGTTTCCCAAATGGGGGCTTTTGCAATTTCTGAGTGTAAGAAAACACTCTGAAACAGATTGTTTTAAAATacccatgtattttatttttatttttatttctttttcatgaataataattaattaataataatcttgCAGTTGGGAAAAAATTGTGTGCAATTGCTGTTTGTTATGGTCAATTGTTAGttcattaaattaatttcatatCTCGTGGGTCATTTCCATAATgatcattttgtatgtattttggtCACACTatgtaaagttttatacataaggctgtcattagcataaataaggtgtcgtGAAGGCAGTCATTAAGTGTTGCTCGCTAAAGtctgacacctttggagctatgttggcatttcttGGGTTGTGGAGGGATCGGGATTAGGGATTTAACAAATGACACTTGACgacttcattttatttgtttatttggagaAGACGTCCACATTATTGAACAATTTATGTACaatattttgtgtaaatgtgccagatttagCATGAGCTATACTGTCCATCCATAGTCAtcatatttaaaacaatgacaacaaacgatacagacatggacatattattaatgtattatttacaGCCAATCAAAAACACTCACATAGAATGACTGATTggcttttaaccattttttttttttcagctcttttttaaaagctgtaaagGTGGAACAGTCTCGAACAGTGGtcagccttcataacaccttattcatgcttaatgacaggtgtcatgtcctAATAATGACAGTGAATATTAGCATTATGTATACAACTTCAAGTCAAGTGTTGCCAGTATTTTTTCAAGAAAACCATgtttaataattccagcaagttcatttcgcgtgtgcgtgtgcgtgtgcgtgtgctggTTAACagtttatttggttttgaagGATTAACGGTTCAACACGTTCTGAGATGTATTTTTATACTTGCGTCTCGCGTTAGTTATTAATCCCTGAGGCAGGTTGGTGATGTTAAAGCTTAAGCAGCAGACACGGTGAGGGAGGAGATCCTCATTGATCTGATGCGCTGCTGCACGTAAACTCCTCCCGGTCAGTGCGCGGACATCGTGTGGCCAACAGCAGCCTGACGCACGGTATATAAGCTCTGCAGATGTCAGGTGGAGAACACAGGGGATACATCCATCCAAACTGTAACCATGTCTCACGCTTGGGGATACGCAGCCAACAACGGTGAGCAGCACAATGCGTAATATCTGCGCAGCCATACCCGCTTCGGATTGTGTGGTAATACTAGAATTAGAATTAGGCACCACAGGATGGACGGGAGGATGATGCATGCGCTCCGAGCATCACTGCggagatttatttattaattatttattttttattttttattttattttttttgcccccTTTGCGCATTTTACGCATTTTGAATCAAGTCCAAACCCACACACTGACACCTTCTCTAATGTTCTCCACGTGTCATTTCCAGGACCCGACAGATGGGCTGATAACTTCCCCATAGCTAACGGACCCCGTCAGTCTCCCATCGACATCGTACCCGGCCAAGCATCCTACGACGCGGGCCT from Gouania willdenowi chromosome 20, fGouWil2.1, whole genome shotgun sequence includes:
- the rbis gene encoding uncharacterized protein C8orf59 homolog; its protein translation is MKTRLLFCYSIARGHTSASLIGNMAKNKQKGKKQPNVFQVANKHPKGKKKAKVVKTTLKHINAGKKERVESLNQMFTEVQRDVKCISKSVAPEPKTATQVVKAPPREAVNMDNAAELFSQL